In Zygosaccharomyces rouxii strain CBS732 chromosome F complete sequence, a single window of DNA contains:
- the ARG82 gene encoding inositol polyphosphate multikinase (similar to uniprot|P07250 Saccharomyces cerevisiae YDR173C ARG82 Protein involved in regulation of arginine-responsive and Mcm1p-dependent genes has a dual-specificity inositol polyphosphate kinase activity required for regulation of phosphate- and nitrogen- responsive genes) — protein MVQHKLLRHKAAGHEGTLTDVDELLVFKPATSQELEFYRAVQERTFTVARAADGDVPLYSWMPTFLGVLDEGLREVPESACALGSSDVNLNGMMVPKGPSKSRYIVLENLLHGFQKPNIIDVKLGRILHDENASNEKISRLGQVSRTTTSGSLGFRICGMKIQSNSQTRKLEPNHFEPAGDDYVLVNKDFGYSLTEHNIKDAFNMFFNHDDLSPKRILQLKQTFLQRLQLLYNTLLEEEVRMISSSLLFIYEGDASRWDALGDQDALIRDTFLDSDEESDDEMEQDLQKTPLSSLSLIDFAHSKVVDGKGYDENVVDAVESLMGMFQELCN, from the coding sequence ATGGTTCAGCACAAGTTATTGAGGCATAAAGCTGCGGGACACGAAGGTACATTGACTGATGTCGATGAGCTACTAGTTTTCAAACCTGCCACGTCgcaagaattagaattttacAGAGCCGTTCAAGAAAGGACGTTTACTGTTGCTAGGGCCGCTGATGGAGATGTACCACTTTACTCATGGATGCCGACATTTCTGGGGGTGTTAGATGAAGGATTAAGAGAGGTGCCAGAGTCTGCATGTGCATTGGGGAGTTCGGATGTCAATCTCAATGGTATGATGGTTCCAAAAGGGCCATCAAAATCTAGATACATTGTACTGGAAAATTTATTGCATGGATTTCAAAAACCCAATATAATTGATGTCAAACTGGGTAGAATTTTGCATGATGAGAATGCATCaaatgaaaagatcagTCGATTGGGACAAGTGAGCAGGACTACAACGTCCGGATCGTTAGGTTTTAGGATTTGCGGTATGAAGATTCAAAGTAATTCACAAACAAGGAAGCTGGAACCTAATCATTTTGAACCTGCAGGTGATGATTATGTTTTAGTGAATAAAGATTTTGGTTACAGTTTGACAGAGCATAATATTAAGGATGCATTTAATATGTTCTTTAATCATGATGATCTTTCGCCTAAAAGGATTCTTCAATTAAAGCAAACATTTTTACAAAGGTTACAATTGCTTTACAATACGTTACTAGAAGAGGAAGTTAGGATGATTTCTAGTAGTCTTTTATTTATCTATGAGGGTGATGCAAGCCGTTGGGATGCATTAGGCGATCAAGACGCACTGATACGAGATACTTTTTTggattctgatgaagaaagtgatgatgaaatggaacaagatttacaaaagacACCATTAAGTTCTTTATCGCTAATCGATTTTGCACACTCTAAGGTCGTTGATGGTAAAGGTTACGATGAAAATGTTGTTGATGCTGTTGAAAGTTTGATGGGGATGTTTCAAGAACTTTGCAATTAA
- a CDS encoding FluC/FEX family fluoride channel (similar to uniprot|Q08913 Saccharomyces cerevisiae YOR390W Hypothetical ORF), whose protein sequence is MAFNIGSIWPQVIFHLSYVSATILGNYAREGTTVLATYKPSYVEPGSVIWSNLTSCIVMGMLQELNAAKWFAPDDLKSLFTVLTTGFCGAYSSYSTLMLETFQQSTSLSPSNIKEHIKLPNRAFGMKEFLAVLLTQLFTSMGAYLFGRGLSKSIIVPLTSNKTAVKRNQDDEENKPETIETVELVPKPWVHKMVRLCQWLLALLAIPLIATILVLTIVYGNYSRGKWTLFALFGIFGSYLRYQLSNWCNGWIKNFPMGTFIANELAVILIACFQIIIRGRKNYHEQRPVAHTMNSCRVTTALVSGFCGSLSTISTFINEAYKLEFNYMLIYYFVSVFVSYSLLVVIMGSYSWTRGLTIPMC, encoded by the coding sequence ATGGCATTTAATATAGGCAGTATCTGGCCTCAAGTTATCTTCCATCTTTCCTATGTGTCTGCCACAATTTTAGGTAACTATGCAAGAGAGGGTACGACTGTATTAGCTACGTATAAACCATCATATGTGGAACCTGGTAGTGTCATTTGGAGCAATTTAACATCATGTATCGTAATGGGGATGttacaagaattaaatgCTGCAAAATGGTTTGCACCTGATGACTTGAAATCCTTATTTACAGTATTAACTACAGGATTCTGCGGTGCATATTCGTCATATTCCACACTGATGTTGGAAACGTTCCAACAATCAACGAGTTTATCGCCATCAAATATTAAAGAGCATATCAAACTACCTAATAGAGCATTTGGTATGAAAGAGTTTTTAGCTGTTTTATTAACCCAATTGTTCACCTCAATGGGTGCCTACCTTTTCGGCAGAGGtttatccaaatcaatTATTGTACCGTTAACAAGCAATAAGACCGCCGTCAAACGCAACcaagatgatgaggaaaataAGCCGGAAACAATTGAGACTGTTGAACTAGTACCTAAACCGTGGGTTCATAAGATGGTACGCCTTTGTCAATGGTTACTTGCATTACTCGCAATCCCCCTTATTGCAACGATCCTCGTATTGACTATAGTATATGGTAACTATTCTCGTGGTAAATGGACACTGTTTGCGCTATTCGGGATATTCGGTAGTTATCTAAGATACCAACTTTCGAATTGGTGCAATGGAtggatcaaaaatttcccAATGGGTACATTCATCGCCAATGAATTGGCTGTTATTTTAATCGCatgtttccaaattattaTCAGAGGCAGGAAAAACTATCATGAACAGAGGCCTGTTGCTCATACTATGAACTCCTGTCGGGTAACTACAGCACTGGTTAGCGGATTTTGCGGTTCTCTAAGTACAATTAGTACTTTCATCAACGAGGCTTACAAACTAGAATTTAACTACATGCTAATCTACTATTTTGTCTCTGTCTTTGTCTCCTATTCTTTACtagtggtaataatggGATCTTACTCTTGGACAAGGGGCCTGACCATACCTATGTGTTGA
- the RPS6A gene encoding 40S ribosomal protein eS6 (highly similar to uniprot|P02365 Saccharomyces cerevisiae YPL090C RPS6A and to uniprot|P02365 Saccharomyces cerevisiae YBR181C RPS6B Proteins component of the small (40S) ribosomal subunit) encodes MKLNISYPTNGTQKTIEIDDEHRIRVFYDKRIGQEVEGDAVGDEFKGYVFKISGGNDKQGFPMKQGVLLPTRVKLLLSQGHSCYRPRRTGERKRKSVRGAIVGPDLAVLALVIVKKGDAELEGLTDNTVPKRLGPKRANHIRKFFGLSQDDDVRDFVIKREVTKGEKTFTKSPKIQRLVTPQRLQRKRHQRALKVKNAQAQREAAAEYAQLLAKRLGERKAEKAEIRKRRASSLKA; translated from the exons ATGAAG TTGAACATTTCCTACCCAACGAACGGTACTCAAAAGACCATCGAAATCGATGATGAACACCGTATCCGTGTCTTCTACGACAAGAGAATCGGCCAAGAAGTCGAAGGTGATGCcgttggtgatgaattcaaGGGTTACGTTTTCAAGATCTCCGGTGGTAACGACAAACAAGGTTTCCCAATGAAGCAAGGTGTTTTGTTGCCAACCAGAGTtaaattgttgttgtctcAAGGTCACTCCTGTTACAGACCAAGAAGAACTGgtgaaagaaagagaaagtcTGTCAGAGGTGCCATCGTTGGTCCAGATTTGGCTGTTTTGGCTCTTGTCATCGTCAAGAAGGGTGACGCTGAACTAGAAGGTCTAACTGACAACACTGTTCCAAAGAGATTGGGTCCAAAGAGAGCTAACCACATCAGAAAGTTCTTCGGTTTGTCTCAGGATGACGATGTCCGTGACTTTGTCATCAAGAGAGAAGTTACCAAGGGTGAAAAGACCTTCACCAAGTCTCCAAAGATCCAAAGATTGGTCACTCCTCAAAGATTGCAAAGAAAGAGACACCAAAGAGCTTTGAAGGTTAAGAACGCTCAAGCTCAAAGAGAAGCTGCTGCTGAATACGCTCAGTTGTTGGCTAAGAGACTAGGTGAAAGAAAAGCTGAAAAGGCCGAGATcagaaagagaagagcCTCTTCTTTGAAGGCTTAA
- the GLR1 gene encoding glutathione-disulfide reductase GLR1 (highly similar to uniprot|P41921 Saccharomyces cerevisiae YPL091W GLR1 Cytosolic and mitochondrial glutathione oxidoreductase converts oxidized glutathione to reduced glutathione), with product MALIPKSAGFYRLIFRRTMTSGVNHYNYLVIGGGSGGVASARRAASYGAKTLLIEGKAMGGTCVNVGCVPKKVSWYASDLANKLTHAHEYGFCKNLPLTKEQLTFDWPEFKQKRDAYVHRLNGIYERNLNKEGVEYIYGWAKFNKEGKVEVKAHDGNTQVYTADHILIATGGQPIYPEKIPGFDYGTDSDGFFKWEMQPAKVVVVGAGYIGVELAGVLHGLGSDTHLVIRGDTVLRKFDNLIQDTVTNHYVNIGVNVHKESQVSKIEKDEQTGKLTVHLDNGNVLEDVDELLWTMGRRSMLGIGPENVGLKLNEREQIVVDEYENTNVKGIYSLGDVVGKVELTPVAIAAGRKLSNRLFGPSQFHNDKLDYNNVPSVIFSHPEAGAIGLTEKQAIDKFGEKNVKVYKSSFTAMYYAMLQEKSPTSYKLVCAGPEEKVVGLHIVGDSSAEILQGFGVAIKMGATKADFDNCVAIHPTSAEELVTLR from the coding sequence ATGGCATTAATTCCAAAATCTGCTGGTTTTTACAGATTGATATTTAGAAGAACGATGACTAGTGGTGTGAATCATTATAACTACTTGGTGattggtggtggttccGGTGGTGTTGCTTCCGCAAGAAGAGCCGCATCTTATGGTGCTAAGACCCTGTTAATTGAGGGTAAGGCAATGGGTGGTACCTGTGTTAACGTTGGTTGTGTTCCCAAGAAAGTGTCATGGTATGCATCAGACTTGGCTAATAAATTAACCCATGCTCATGAATATGGCTTCTGCAAGAATTTACCCTTGACTAAAGAGCAATTAACCTTCGATTGGCCAGAATTTAAGCAGAAAAGAGACGCTTACGTTCACAGGTTGAATGGTATCTatgaaagaaatttaaACAAGGAAGGTGTTGAATACATCTATGGTTGGGCTAAATTCAACAAAGAGGGTAAAGTTGAAGTCAAGGCACATGATGGAAACACTCAAGTTTATACAGCTGATCACATCTTAATTGCCACTGGTGGACAGCCCATTTACCCTGAGAAGATTCCTGGTTTTGACTATGGTACTGATTCTGATGGATTCTTCAAGTGGGAAATGCAACCTGCTaaggttgttgttgtgggTGCTGGTTACATTGGTGTTGAACTAGCAGGTGTTCTCCATGGATTGGGTTCAGATACGCATTTGGTTATTAGAGGTGATACTGTGTTGAGAAAATTCGACAACTTGATCCAAGACACTGTTACTAACCACTATGTTAACATCGGTGTCAATGTGCACAAGGAATCACAAGTATCTAAGATAGAAAAGGATGAACAGACTGGTAAACTGACTGTCCATTTGGATAATGGCAATGTTCTAGAAGATGTAGATGAGTTGCTTTGGACTATGGGTCGTAGATCTATGTTGGGTATTGGACCTGAAAATGTTGGTCTAAAGCTCAATGAAAGAGAACAAATTGTCGTCGATGAATATGAAAACACTAACGTGAAAGGGATTTATTCTCTAGGTGATGTCGTGGGCAAAGTGGAATTGACTCCAGTGGCTATTGCCGCCGGTAGAAAATTGTCAAACAGACTATTTGGCCCATCACAATTTCAcaatgataaattggatTATAATAATGTCCCTAGTGTCATATTTTCACATCCTGAAGCTGGTGCCATTGGTCTAACTGAAAAGCAAGCgattgataaatttggtgaaaagaacGTTAAAGTTTACAAGAGTAGTTTTACCGCCATGTATTACGCCATGCTACAAGAAAAATCACCAACTAGTTACAAATTAGTTTGTGCGGGTCCTGAAGAAAAAGTCGTTGGACTACACATTGTTGGTGATTCGTCTgcagaaattttacaaggtTTCGGTGTTGCCATTAAGATGGGTGCTACAAAAGCAGATTTTGACAACTGTGTCGCCATCCATCCAACAAGTGCCGAAGAATTAGTAACTTTAAGATAA
- the SSU1 gene encoding Ssu1p (similar to uniprot|Q2VQ77 Saccharomyces cerevisiae YPL092W SSU1) produces MIARRLRNFGSWFHPFLFVMVMGTGISADLLFEFPYEARWLKICSYPMFATAVLLFLYLQLMGIVHFIFYVKDKSFKEYVDQFIRNVTISTGWGTYPMGLSTIINYLYLLAEHRIESKIKAKRVMRLVYVLWWYDLALALLCAWGISFLIWQRHFMGPLGKHRSHQEKVMSEHLNSTLLLNIIPLVVNSSSSGLFTMTDLFSETFNRNIQLLTLVITVLVWLQAQGFVAILFVINFWNFYVNKLPAMMQAFTTFLFLGPMGQGAYGINLLTEDIRLYVEKYYNGNNGNVNNNNSDLQRQILLLAVPWSFKIIALMLAFLLLSFGYFFTVIGFTSLSSHWKSAVEINVGSGIKRRRIWHFHRGWFAMTFPMGAMSLGTYRIWVLYNDYVPMKTFRVLGTIYASICIIWTLVCLSGTFYHSVIPRLKKIRIRRDHRSSTLTEDQLQEESKFDTTNSNFHEDNSSRLV; encoded by the coding sequence ATGATAGCAAGACGATtaagaaattttggaagtTGGTTCCATCCATTCCTCTTTGTAATGGTAATGGGGACTGGTATTTCTGCAGATTTACTTTTTGAATTCCCTTATGAAGCAAGATGGTTAAAGATATGCTCTTATCCCATGTTTGCAACTGCTGTATTGCTATTCCTATATCTCCAATTAATGGGTATTGTTCATTTTATATTCTATGTGAAGGATAAATCGTTTAAAGAGTATGTGGATCAATTTATTAGAAACGTTACGATAAGTACTGGGTGGGGGACATATCCAATGGGTCTTTCGACCATTATAAATTATTTATATCTATTGGCGGAACACAGAATTGAAAGTAAAATAAAAGCTAAACGTGTAATGAGATTGGTTTACGTATTATGGTGGTACGACTTAGCGTTAGCATTATTATGTGCATGGGGGATTTCCTTTCTCATTTGGCAGAGACACTTTATGGGTCCATTGGGTAAACACAGATCACATCAGGAGAAAGTAATGTCTGAACATCTAAACAGTACACTTTTGCTGAATATTATACCATTGGTAGTGAATAGTTCATCCAGTGGATTATTTACCATGACAGATCTTTTTTCAGAAACTTTTAACAGAAATATTCAATTATTGACACTTGTAATTACGGTATTGGTTTGGTTGCAAGCCCAAGGATTTGTCGCCATCTTATTTgtcatcaatttttggaatttctaTGTCAATAAGTTACCTGCCATGATGCAAGCCTTTACGACCTTCTTGTTTTTGGGCCCCATGGGTCAAGGGGCATATGGTATTAACTTGCTCACTGAAGACATTAGGCTTTATGTGGAAAAATACTATAACGGTAATAATGGAAATGttaacaataataattctGATCTACAAAGGCAAATTTTATTACTCGCAGTACCATGGTCATTTAAAATCATTGCGCTAATGTTAGCATTCTTACTACTGTCTTTTGGTTATTTCTTTACCGTAATTGGCTTTACATCGTTGTCATCACATTGGAAATCAGCGGTAGAAATTAATGTTGGCTCCGGAATTAAGCGTAGGAGAATATGGCATTTCCACAGAGGTTGGTTTGCAATGACTTTCCCCATGGGAGCCATGTCGTTGGGTACCTATAGAATTTGGGTCCTTTACAATGATTACGTGCCCATGAAGACTTTTAGAGTTTTGGGAACCATCTACGCATCGATCTGCATAATCTGGACCCTAGTGTGCCTCTCCGGTACATTTTATCACTCTGTAATCCCCAGATTAAAGAAAATAAGAATTCGTCGTGATCATCGTAGTTCTACATTGACTGAGgatcaattacaagagGAGTCTAAATTCGATACcacaaattcaaatttccaTGAAgataattcatcaagacTAGTTTAG
- the DTR1 gene encoding Dtr1p (similar to uniprot|P38125 Saccharomyces cerevisiae YBR180W DTR1 Multidrug resistance dityrosine transporter of the major facilitator superfamily essential for spore wall synthesis facilitates the translocation of bisformyl dityrosine through the prospore membrane) — MLEKSDSNVVNVGNAPELSNESSMTFRTSATNINENSTKKSPRVTELSHHDGKDDTSAIALAPESVKKVSSLSPTPQNGLKDFALDDEPYTCFTRLQRMVIFAIVIFIGFLGPMAGNIYIPALPLLQQKFNVGSTTINSTVSAFMAVFSVGPLFWGMFADSTGRKFLYITSILLLIIVNILLASVPANIGALYVLRVFQAFGSSSAISLGTGTVTDITPPKHRGKAIGYFMMGPNMGPILAPIISGLILMESDAWRWLFGFTSIMSGIAFIAVVLILPETLRCIVGNGDQRWKKSSNFGTMVDEDVENLGHVEPPAWRLFPDVGIQKPVNTGPRFQFLYPRPSKPSLRIYWNMMKMMPVTISSISTALLFANYYAFSVTLSHFLQTDYNMSNLQVGASYVCPGIAMLIGSQSGGHLSDYMRQRWMKNHENQKFPLEFRLILQIFGILINMLGCIGYGWSIDRHYHLAVILVFSALSAFGLTWCSNTTMTYLSELLTRRTAGAIAVSSLFRNVGATISSAIIIKLCRAMGIGWCFTGLGLCNLISLAGVLYLLKNSGHWQGKINNSM; from the coding sequence atgttggaaaaatcgGACTCTAACGTTGTTAATGTGGGAAATGCCCCAGAGCTCTCTAATGAGAGTTCAATGACATTTAGGACTTCAGCAACCAATATAAATGAGAATAGTACTAAGAAGAGTCCTCGTGTGACCGAATTGAGTCACCATGATGGGAAGGATGATACTAGTGCTATTGCACTTGCACCTGAAAGTGTTAAAAAAGTATCATCGTTGAGTCCCACACCACAAAATGGGTTAAAAGATTTCGCACTAGACGATGAACCTTATACTTGTTTTACACGGCTTCAAAGAATGGTTATTTTTGCCATTGTAATCTTCATTGGATTTTTGGGACCCATGGCTGGTAATATTTATATTCCAGCATTGCCACTGCTACAACAAAAATTCAATGTGGGTTCTACAACCATCAATTCCACTGTGTCTGCATTTATGGCCGTTTTTTCCGTGGGGCCACTGTTTTGGGGAATGTTTGCCGACTCAACAGGTAGGAAATTCCTTTACATCACTTCCATATTATTACTAATAATTGTAAATATCCTATTGGCATCGGTTCCTGCCAATATTGGTGCCCTTTATGTCCTGAGAGTGTTCCAGGCATTTGGTTCAAgttctgcaatttctttGGGGACAGGAACCGTGACTGATATTACACCACCAAAGCATAGAGGCAAAGCCATCGGATATTTTATGATGGGGCCCAATATGGGGCCCATCTTAGCGCCTATAATCTCCGGTTTAATCTTAATGGAAAGTGACGCTTGGCGATGGCTATTTGGATTTACGAGTATTATGAGCGGTATTGCCTTTATTGCGGTTGTCTTGATTTTACCAGAAACTTTGAGATGTATCGTAGGTAATGGAGATCAGCGCTGGAAAAAATCTAGTAATTTTGGCACTATGGTGGATGAAGATGTCGAAAATTTAGGCCATGTGGAACCACCGGCCTGGCGGCTATTCCCTGATGTTGGCATTCAGAAACCAGTCAATACGGGACCACggtttcaatttctctacCCCAGACCTTCCAAACCATCACTTCGCATATATTGgaatatgatgaaaatgatgcCAGTgacaatttcatccattAGCACTGCACTTTTATTTGCCAATTACTATGCCTTTAGTGTCACCCTGTCTCATTTTTTGCAAACTGATTATAACATGTCTAACTTGCAGGTAGGTGCGTCTTATGTGTGTCCAGGTATAGCCATGCTGATAGGATCGCAATCTGGCGGACACCTTTCAGATTATATGCGTCAACGTTGGATGAAAAACCATGAGAATCAAAAATTCCCATTAGAGTTTCGTCTtattttacaaattttcGGTATTTTAATCAATATGCTAGGTTGTATTGGTTACGGTTGGTCGATTGACAGGCATTACCATTTGGCAGTAATCTTGGTATTTTCAGCATTAAGCGCATTTGGGCTAACATGGTGTAGCAATACAACCATGACATATTTGTCGGAGCTTTTAACCAGAAGAACTGCTGGTGCCATTGCCGTGAGTAGTCTTTTTCGTAATGTAGGAGCTACCATAAGTTCTGCAATAATTATAAAGCTTTGTCGTGCCATGGGGATTGGTTGGTGCTTCACTGGATTGGGACTTTGCAATTTAATTTCACTGGCAGGGGTATTGTACTTGCTCAAAAATAGTGGTCATTGGCAGGggaaaataaataataGCATGTAG
- the NOG1 gene encoding putative GTPase NOG1 (highly similar to uniprot|Q02892 Saccharomyces cerevisiae YPL093W NOG1 Putative GTPase that associates with free 60S ribosomal subunits in the nucleolus and is required for 60S ribosomal subunit biogenesis member of the ODN family of nucleolar G-proteins) encodes MQLTWKNIPPIATSDDLLDIVLNRTQRKTPTIIRPGFKITRIRAFYMRKVKFTGDGFVEKFEEVIKGFPNINDVHPFHRDLMDTLYEKNHYKISLAAISRAKSLVEQVSRDYIRLLKFGQSLFQCKQLKKAALGRMATIVKKLKDPLVYLEQVRQHLGRLPSIDPNTRTLLICGYPNVGKSSFLRCITKADVEVQPYAFTTKSLYVGHFDYKYLRFQAIDTPGILDRPTEEMNNIEMQSIYAVAHLRSCVLYFMDISEQCGFTLEAQVKLFHSIKPLFANKSVMVVVNKTDIIAPEDLDDEHAQMLNSMKEIPGVEIMATSCQLEENIMAVRNKACEKLLASRIENKLKSQVRVNNALNKIHVAQPQARDDVERTPFIPEAFKNQKKYDHEDPDRRRLARDIEEENGGAGVFNVNLKDKYLLEDEEWKNDVMPEILNGRNVYDFLDPDISAKLQALEEEEEKLENEGFYESDEDELAFHGHDGEEVSDIKEKAAWIRDRQRRMIAEARNKKSLNNRAVMPRSKKVKSFGEMEKHMTMLGHDLTPLQEKQRLAAEKNKYEDTGADVVFGNTEAMSGEVDNGVKLRQSDRLLDGVSDGNARSRADRMTKLHRRERNRQARAGEADRHTTAALPKHLFSGKRGMGKTDYR; translated from the coding sequence ATGCAGTTGACCTGGAAAAATATTCCTCCTATCGCTACAAGCGATGATCTACTGGACATTGTCTTGAATAGGACTCAGAGAAAGACTCCTACTATTATCAGACCTGGTTTCAAGATCACCAGAATCAGAGCATTTTACATGCGTAAGGTTAAATTCACAGGTGATGGatttgtggaaaaatttgaagaagtcATAAAAGGTTTCCCAAACATTAATGATGTGCATCCATTCCATAGAGATCTTATGGACACTCTTTATGAGAAGAACCACTACAAGATCTCTTTGGCTGCTATCTCCAGGGCTAAATCCTTAGTGGAACAGGTCTCCAGAGATTATATCCGTCTGCTAAAATTTGGTCAATCTTTGTTCCAATGTAAGCAGTTGAAAAAAGCTGCTTTGGGTAGAATGGCTACTATTGTtaagaaattgaaagatccATTAGTCTACTTGGAGCAAGTTCGTCAACACTTGGGTAGATTGCCCTCCATCGACCCTAACACTAGAACCCTTTTGATCTGTGGGTATCCAAAtgttggtaaatcttcattcCTTAGATGTATCACTAAGGCTGATGTGGAAGTGCAACCATATGCATTTACCACGAAGTCTCTATATGTGGGTCATTTTGACTACAAATATTTGAGATTCCAAGCTATCGATACCCCAGGTATCTTGGATAGACCAACGGAAGAGATGAATAACATTGAAATGCAGTCTATCTATGCTGTGGCTCACTTGCGTTCATGTGTTTTGTATTTTATGGATATCTCTGAACAGTGTGGATTTACATTAGAGGCTCAAGTTAAATTGTTTCACTCTATTAAGCCACTGTTTGCTAATAAGTCTGTTATGGTTGTTGTTAACAAGACAGATATCATTGCACCTGAGgatttggatgatgaaCATGCTCAAATGTTGAATTCTATGAAAGAAATCCCTGGTGTTGAAATTATGGCAACTTCATGTCAATTGGAGGAAAACATTATGGCCGTTAGAAATAAGGCATGTGAGAAATTATTAGCTTctagaattgaaaacaaaCTTAAATCACAAGTTAGAGTCAACAACGCTCTTAATAAGATCCATGTTGCTCAACCACAAGCAAGAGATGATGTTGAAAGAACCCCATTCATTCCAGAAGCCTTCAAGAACCAGAAGAAATACGATCATGAAGATCCTGACAGAAGGAGATTGGCAAGAgacattgaagaagaaaatggtggtgctggtgtcTTCAACGTCAACTTGAAAGATAAATACTTACTGGAAGATGAGGAGTGGAAGAACGATGTTATGCCAGAAATTTTGAACGGTAGAAACGTCTACGATTTCTTAGATCCTGATATTTCTGCCAAATTGCAAGccttggaagaagaagaagaaaaattggaaaacgaAGGTTTCTACGAAtcagatgaagacgaattGGCATTCCACGGCcatgatggtgaagaagttagCGACATCAAGGAAAAGGCTGCTTGGATTAGAGATAGACAGAGAAGAATGATTGCAGAGGcaagaaacaagaaatcTCTAAATAACAGAGCTGTTATGCCCCGTTCTAAGAAGGTTAAATCATTCGGTGAGATGGAGAAACATATGACTATGTTGGGTCATGATTTGACTCCATTGCAAGAAAAGCAAAGATTGGCtgctgaaaagaacaagTACGAAGATACAGGTGCAGATGTCGTCTTTGGAAATACCGAAGCTATGTCTGGTGAAGTCGATAACGGTGTTAAGTTGAGACAATCCGACAGACTTCTTGACGGTGTCTCTGATGGTAATGCAAGATCAAGAGCTGACAGAATGACCAAGTTGCACAGAAGAGAGAGAAACAGACAAGCAAGAGCAGGTGAAGCTGATAGACATACTACGGCCGCCTTACCTAAGCACTTGTTTAGCGGTAAGCGTGGTATGGGTAAAACAGACTACCGTTAA